The following proteins come from a genomic window of Pseudomonadota bacterium:
- the cas3 gene encoding CRISPR-associated helicase Cas3', giving the protein MERAEEALARVGWRNLEQVRETDFGKLFGFPPRPLQQATADVAHRASSPALVLIEAPMGEGKTEAALHLAEAFASKVGQGGLYVGLPTQATADQMFRRVNAFLQSAHPKQRENLHLVHGSAILSKSYRELKLRAVYGEDDHASVVAEQWFCGPKRALLAAHAVGTIDQALLGVMRVKHGFVRLFGLTGKTVILDEVHAYDTYTSTLLDRLVAWLGALGASVVVLSATLPSSRRAKLLEAFAGRTVDCETPPYPRATVVDATSANSQRFDISRPEQHIAIEWLQDDAGVGATARALLEKVGDGGCAGWICNSVARSQRAFSELLHLRYTGSLPPDTRLLLLHSRFTMRERHERERELGRWLGPNDADRPRAAIIVGTQVLEQSLDVDFDVLASDLAPVDLVLQRAGRLHRHARDLRPERVKQPTLMLVAPAATTDPAPSFGVVARVYDSYIMARTWDVTRSLTVLKLPKNIEALVEAVYAKKPEQKTHRAQSSALARHQRSNAKASSSAAARLLPDPRSSDDPFGNLDMPFDEDSADIAEELRAKTRLGGPSCHVICLHRVHGTKRLEPTSTDVLNLDLQPDRALIQEFLLRSIPINNPELVQLLQAKDPPKSWARVALLRDRRPLLLDHGTASLGRYGVRLDDTLGLVLERSEEG; this is encoded by the coding sequence ATGGAACGCGCCGAGGAGGCCCTGGCTCGTGTTGGCTGGAGGAACCTTGAGCAGGTTCGGGAAACAGACTTCGGCAAGCTGTTCGGCTTCCCGCCGCGACCGCTACAGCAGGCAACCGCAGACGTCGCCCACCGCGCGAGCTCACCGGCGCTGGTACTCATCGAAGCGCCGATGGGCGAAGGCAAGACCGAGGCCGCCCTTCACCTGGCGGAGGCGTTCGCAAGCAAGGTCGGCCAAGGCGGCCTCTACGTGGGCCTGCCAACTCAAGCGACTGCGGATCAGATGTTTCGGCGGGTAAACGCTTTCCTGCAGTCGGCTCACCCAAAGCAGCGGGAAAATCTCCATCTTGTGCACGGGTCTGCCATTCTGTCGAAGTCGTACCGCGAACTGAAACTGCGCGCGGTCTATGGCGAAGACGACCACGCTTCGGTGGTGGCGGAGCAGTGGTTCTGCGGCCCAAAACGGGCGCTTCTTGCTGCTCACGCAGTGGGAACTATCGACCAAGCCCTCTTAGGTGTGATGCGTGTCAAGCATGGTTTCGTGCGCCTTTTTGGTCTAACCGGCAAGACCGTGATCCTCGATGAGGTCCATGCATACGATACATACACGTCTACGCTCCTTGACCGTCTCGTGGCATGGTTGGGTGCTCTAGGAGCGAGCGTCGTAGTACTGTCCGCGACGTTGCCATCGTCGCGCCGGGCGAAGCTACTTGAAGCCTTCGCTGGACGAACTGTCGACTGCGAGACTCCGCCTTATCCTCGTGCGACAGTCGTTGATGCAACCTCGGCTAATTCACAGAGGTTTGATATATCCCGCCCCGAGCAACACATCGCTATTGAATGGCTTCAGGACGATGCGGGGGTGGGGGCGACAGCCCGCGCATTACTTGAGAAGGTGGGCGACGGCGGATGCGCCGGCTGGATCTGCAACTCGGTGGCTCGCTCCCAGCGAGCGTTCAGTGAGCTCCTGCATCTGCGCTACACTGGCAGCTTGCCGCCGGATACGCGTTTATTGCTGCTGCACTCCAGATTCACGATGCGTGAGCGCCACGAGCGCGAGCGCGAGTTGGGCAGGTGGCTCGGCCCGAATGACGCCGATCGCCCTCGAGCAGCAATCATAGTCGGCACGCAGGTCTTGGAGCAAAGCCTCGACGTTGACTTTGATGTCCTGGCTTCAGACCTCGCGCCGGTTGATTTGGTGCTGCAGCGCGCGGGCCGCCTACACCGCCACGCGCGAGACTTGCGCCCCGAGCGCGTAAAGCAACCGACCCTAATGCTTGTCGCACCAGCCGCGACTACCGACCCGGCGCCCTCGTTCGGCGTAGTAGCCCGTGTATATGATTCGTACATCATGGCACGTACCTGGGATGTCACGCGCAGCCTGACTGTGTTGAAACTACCCAAAAACATCGAGGCACTTGTCGAGGCGGTATACGCGAAGAAGCCCGAACAAAAGACGCACAGAGCACAGTCATCAGCACTTGCGCGTCACCAACGTAGCAACGCAAAGGCCAGCTCCAGTGCGGCGGCACGACTCCTGCCAGATCCTCGTAGTTCGGACGATCCCTTCGGCAACCTCGACATGCCATTCGATGAAGACTCAGCGGATATCGCCGAGGAGCTTCGTGCCAAGACCCGACTTGGTGGCCCTTCCTGTCACGTGATCTGCTTGCACCGCGTGCACGGGACGAAGCGCCTCGAGCCAACATCGACCGACGTCCTGAATTTAGATCTACAGCCCGACCGGGCGCTGATTCAAGAGTTCTTGCTTCGGAGCATTCCAATTAACAACCCCGAACTTGTGCAGTTGCTACAGGCAAAAGATCCACCCAAGAGTTGGGCACGTGTTGCACTGCTGCGCGACCGGCGCCCACTGCTGCTTGATCACGGGACTGCCTCGCTCGGCCGTTATGGAGTCCGTTTAGATGACACCTTGGGCTTGGTGCTCGAGCGAAGCGAGGAGGGCTGA
- a CDS encoding WYL domain-containing protein, producing the protein MARQKRAALERRLGMWRALHERRHRGTTVRWLMETTGGSRATVYRDLEALEAAGAGLRREQVNGEARVFADIAAPPPLSPSPAQWAALHLARRCMGPLEGTGFIQELDSLLAPSQAHDRSISLPKTPLAQHPKISAALDAAIRARRRVQIRYRGTRDSAPKPRTVEPAALRLAGRDLYVIAYDLERSAWRTFKCARIRHAALLEQPCAKRRPDYDEQALFGKSVKTWSGDELDVAIRLHPAVARYASEYPLIANQTLEDQPGGSLIVRARVSGHLETARWVLGWGKHAEALEPAILRETVQDELAGALGRYRPGLAKTRGKKSALEQPVSHKLRRGGRR; encoded by the coding sequence GTGGCACGACAGAAGCGAGCGGCTCTGGAGCGTCGGTTGGGAATGTGGCGGGCTCTTCACGAGCGGCGGCACCGCGGGACCACGGTGCGCTGGCTCATGGAGACCACCGGCGGCAGCCGCGCGACCGTGTACCGCGACCTCGAAGCACTGGAGGCAGCCGGTGCCGGACTGCGGCGCGAGCAGGTCAACGGCGAGGCGCGCGTCTTTGCCGACATCGCCGCACCGCCACCCCTATCCCCCTCTCCCGCCCAGTGGGCCGCGCTGCACCTGGCGCGCCGCTGCATGGGGCCCCTCGAAGGCACGGGCTTCATCCAAGAGCTCGATTCGCTGCTCGCACCCAGCCAGGCCCACGATCGCAGCATCTCCTTGCCCAAGACCCCGCTCGCCCAGCACCCCAAGATCAGCGCCGCGCTCGACGCCGCCATCCGAGCACGCCGCCGGGTCCAGATCCGCTACCGCGGCACCCGCGACAGCGCCCCCAAGCCCCGCACCGTCGAGCCCGCCGCCCTGCGCCTGGCCGGCCGCGACCTCTACGTCATCGCCTACGATCTCGAACGCAGCGCCTGGCGCACCTTCAAGTGCGCCCGCATCCGCCACGCCGCCCTGCTCGAGCAGCCCTGCGCCAAGCGCCGCCCTGACTACGACGAGCAAGCGCTCTTCGGCAAGAGCGTCAAAACCTGGAGCGGCGACGAGCTAGACGTCGCCATCCGCCTCCACCCCGCCGTCGCCCGCTACGCCAGCGAATACCCCCTCATCGCCAACCAGACCCTCGAAGACCAACCCGGCGGCTCCCTCATCGTCCGCGCCCGCGTCTCCGGCCACCTCGAAACCGCCCGCTGGGTCCTCGGCTGGGGAAAGCACGCCGAAGCCCTCGAGCCCGCGATTCTAAGGGAAACCGTGCAGGACGAGCTCGCCGGCGCGCTCGGGCGCTATCGGCCGGGCCTGGCCAAGACGCGCGGAAAAAAGTCCGCGCTCGAACAACCTGTCTCACACAAGCTGAGACGCGGGGGGCGTAGGTAG
- the bioB gene encoding biotin synthase BioB translates to MEARHDWTLIQAKQLYTKSLPELIHSAQSVHREHHDPTTVQLCSLLSVKTGGCPEDCSYCPQSARHNTHVKSERLLETAEVLRRAKQARAAGATRFCMGAAWREARDGEQFERILAMVRGVRELGMEACVTLGMLSDSQAEQLANAGLTAYNHNLDTSREFYGAIVTTRSYDERLATLQRARDAGMSLCCGGIIGMGEAVEDRCRLLVTLANLRPQPESVPINALVSVEGTPLARRPPVDPLDLVRMCATARLMLPEARVRLSAGRTALSREAQVLCFLAGANSIFYGDGLLTTPNPEQCEDRRLLADAGLGLVTE, encoded by the coding sequence ATGGAAGCCCGACACGACTGGACCCTCATACAGGCCAAACAGTTGTACACCAAATCGCTACCGGAGCTGATCCACTCTGCGCAGAGCGTGCATCGTGAGCACCATGATCCGACCACGGTACAACTGTGCAGCCTGTTATCGGTCAAAACAGGGGGGTGCCCAGAGGACTGCAGCTATTGTCCGCAAAGCGCACGCCACAACACCCACGTCAAGTCCGAGCGGCTGCTCGAAACCGCTGAAGTACTGCGCAGGGCCAAGCAGGCCCGCGCTGCCGGCGCGACCCGCTTCTGCATGGGAGCTGCCTGGCGCGAGGCGCGTGACGGCGAGCAGTTCGAGCGCATCCTCGCCATGGTACGGGGTGTGCGGGAGCTTGGTATGGAAGCCTGCGTCACCCTGGGCATGCTGAGCGACTCGCAGGCCGAGCAACTCGCCAACGCTGGATTGACCGCGTACAACCACAATCTGGACACGTCGCGCGAGTTCTACGGCGCGATCGTAACTACGCGCAGCTACGACGAGCGTCTCGCGACGCTGCAGCGCGCACGCGACGCGGGGATGTCGCTGTGCTGCGGCGGGATCATCGGTATGGGCGAAGCGGTGGAGGACCGTTGTCGCTTGCTGGTGACGCTGGCTAACCTCAGACCGCAGCCGGAGAGCGTGCCCATCAACGCGCTGGTCTCGGTCGAAGGCACCCCGCTCGCACGCCGTCCACCGGTGGATCCGTTGGATCTCGTGCGCATGTGCGCGACGGCCCGGCTCATGCTGCCCGAGGCCCGAGTCAGGCTGTCCGCGGGTCGAACCGCCCTGAGCCGAGAGGCGCAGGTGCTGTGTTTCCTCGCAGGAGCCAACTCGATCTTTTATGGCGACGGCCTGCTCACCACGCCCAATCCCGAGCAGTGCGAGGACCGGCGCCTGCTCGCCGACGCCGGCTTGGGGCTCGTGACAGAATAA